One Paraburkholderia agricolaris genomic region harbors:
- a CDS encoding Rieske 2Fe-2S domain-containing protein — protein MAAEESIERAWFALCDVDQLGDRAIYHTELLGRELVVWRAGDGTFNVWENRCPHRGVRLSLGHHRGEALQCQYHGWQFSSGSGTCRFVPAHPDAAAPAVAVKTWPVEVHYGFVWTCLAAAGEVPPFAPIEELEDDVSLDASEDADARSQARSVRLRTVAIEAPGEAVQHALAGYCFDHARFDPWQATGCVAFDVAPHAVMIEQLDDAGQRVVFVVQPARAGRTYLHGVALGPFAAAERLSVQRHHQQRLNVLRDALEQQFDQREALSSEGPPDLLPLCVPQTLSPAQPVMLQRSLSKPVGAPGLAGEKRSPMDPDMTDRAFDLYLSRSRRTIEVAAGVTVLQTLRNHGIDVPSSCEQGVCGTCRTRVIEGTPLHRDDFLTPQERAAGDCMLVCVSRAATGTLTLDL, from the coding sequence ATGGCCGCTGAAGAGAGCATCGAACGCGCGTGGTTTGCGCTGTGCGACGTCGATCAACTCGGCGATCGGGCGATCTATCACACCGAACTGCTCGGTCGCGAACTCGTGGTGTGGCGGGCCGGCGACGGCACCTTCAACGTATGGGAAAACCGTTGTCCGCATCGCGGCGTGCGTTTGTCGCTCGGGCACCATCGTGGCGAAGCGCTGCAGTGTCAGTATCACGGCTGGCAGTTCAGTTCCGGCAGCGGCACCTGCCGCTTCGTGCCGGCGCACCCGGATGCGGCAGCGCCGGCGGTCGCGGTGAAGACGTGGCCGGTGGAAGTGCATTACGGGTTCGTGTGGACCTGTCTCGCAGCAGCTGGCGAAGTGCCGCCATTCGCGCCGATCGAGGAGCTTGAGGATGACGTCAGCCTGGACGCGAGCGAAGATGCGGATGCGCGATCTCAAGCCCGCTCAGTCCGCTTGCGCACGGTCGCGATCGAGGCCCCCGGCGAAGCCGTGCAGCATGCGCTCGCCGGCTATTGCTTCGACCATGCACGCTTCGATCCATGGCAGGCAACCGGATGTGTGGCGTTCGACGTCGCGCCGCATGCGGTGATGATCGAGCAACTGGACGACGCCGGGCAGCGGGTGGTGTTCGTGGTGCAGCCGGCTCGCGCCGGGCGGACGTATCTGCATGGCGTCGCGCTCGGGCCGTTTGCCGCGGCCGAACGCCTGAGCGTGCAGCGGCATCATCAGCAAAGGCTCAATGTATTGCGCGATGCGCTGGAGCAGCAGTTCGACCAGCGCGAGGCGCTATCGAGCGAGGGGCCCCCCGATCTGTTGCCGCTTTGCGTGCCTCAAACGTTGTCGCCCGCGCAGCCGGTCATGCTTCAGCGTTCGTTGTCGAAGCCGGTCGGCGCGCCGGGGCTCGCCGGCGAAAAGCGTTCTCCCATGGACCCTGACATGACGGATCGCGCCTTCGATCTTTATCTTTCGCGTAGCAGGCGCACGATCGAGGTTGCCGCCGGCGTCACCGTCTTGCAGACTTTGCGCAATCACGGCATCGACGTGCCGAGTTCATGCGAGCAGGGCGTATGCGGCACGTGCCGCACGCGGGTGATCGAGGGAACGCCGCTGCATCGCGACGATTTTCTGACGCCGCAGGAGCGGGCCGCGGGCGATTGCATGCTGGTCTGCGTCTCGCGTGCGGCGACCGGCACGTTGACCCTGGATCTGTGA
- a CDS encoding DUF2760 domain-containing protein yields the protein MTDSNPSFLGRISLAVSTFFSILGDGEFAAGVLRLRNGGGSAAASAAPAPTPAPVAAPAPAPQPAPTLKEASPDAALQLLGLLQRDARFIDFVEEDIKSYSDADIGAAARLVHDGCRATLREHFTIRPVRDEAEGSRVTLAEGFDATSVRLTGNVVGKAPFNGSISHRGWRVDEVRLPKLTESHNVKVIAPAEVEL from the coding sequence ATGACCGATTCGAACCCCTCTTTTCTCGGCAGGATTTCACTTGCCGTGAGTACGTTCTTCAGCATCCTCGGCGACGGCGAATTCGCCGCCGGGGTATTGCGCCTGCGTAATGGTGGCGGCAGCGCCGCCGCGAGCGCCGCACCTGCACCCACACCTGCTCCCGTCGCGGCACCTGCACCCGCGCCGCAACCCGCACCCACGCTGAAGGAAGCGAGCCCCGACGCCGCGCTCCAGTTGCTCGGCCTGCTGCAACGCGACGCGCGCTTCATCGATTTCGTCGAAGAAGACATCAAGAGCTATAGCGACGCCGACATCGGCGCCGCCGCCCGCCTCGTGCACGACGGCTGCCGCGCCACGCTGCGCGAGCATTTCACGATCCGTCCGGTACGCGATGAAGCCGAGGGCAGCCGCGTGACGCTGGCCGAAGGTTTCGACGCCACTTCGGTTCGCCTGACCGGCAACGTCGTCGGCAAGGCGCCGTTCAACGGCAGCATCAGCCACCGTGGCTGGCGTGTCGACGAAGTACGTCTGCCCAAGCTCACCGAAAGCCATAACGTCAAGGTAATCGCGCCGGCCGAGGTGGAGCTATGA
- a CDS encoding aromatic ring-hydroxylating oxygenase subunit alpha, protein MGMATIAGTTGEAMNGATIDEVIWNDWHPVAALDALDAARAAGGSNAVTRTRLLGVDIGMLALPQAGARPQNSYRVWRLDDQTPCHAQARYGVLWVCAGEPRRDILAIPEADEPDRRLLHAGAFRVHVSGLRAVENFLDMGHFPFVHTGYLGVEPYTEVAPYRIERDELNDELYAHDCRFYQPRAAMTAGAALEVRYVYRVARPYSAILYKTCPPQPERFDVIALFVQPVDEEWCVAHTVMSYLDDASSDSELRGFQQTIFAQDIKILVNQVPKRLPLGTGDEHPVRADAMSVAYRRWLSAQRVTYGTTHGR, encoded by the coding sequence ATGGGTATGGCGACGATTGCGGGTACGACAGGCGAAGCAATGAACGGCGCGACGATCGACGAGGTGATCTGGAATGACTGGCATCCGGTGGCCGCGCTCGATGCGCTCGACGCCGCGCGTGCCGCCGGCGGTTCGAACGCCGTGACCCGCACACGTCTGCTCGGGGTCGATATCGGTATGCTCGCGCTGCCGCAGGCTGGGGCGCGGCCGCAAAACAGCTACCGCGTCTGGCGTCTCGACGATCAAACGCCGTGCCATGCGCAGGCGCGCTATGGCGTGTTATGGGTGTGTGCCGGCGAGCCGCGCCGCGACATTCTGGCGATTCCCGAAGCCGACGAGCCCGATCGGCGTCTGCTGCATGCCGGCGCGTTTCGTGTGCATGTGAGCGGGTTGCGGGCCGTCGAAAATTTTCTCGACATGGGACATTTTCCGTTCGTGCATACCGGCTATCTCGGCGTGGAACCGTACACTGAAGTGGCGCCATACCGTATCGAACGGGACGAGCTCAACGACGAATTGTACGCACACGACTGCCGCTTCTATCAGCCACGCGCCGCGATGACCGCCGGCGCCGCGCTCGAGGTGCGCTATGTGTACCGCGTGGCGCGGCCGTACAGCGCGATTCTGTACAAGACCTGTCCGCCGCAACCCGAACGCTTCGACGTGATCGCGCTGTTCGTGCAGCCGGTCGACGAGGAGTGGTGTGTCGCGCATACCGTCATGAGTTATCTCGACGACGCCAGCAGTGACAGCGAATTGCGCGGCTTCCAGCAAACCATCTTCGCGCAGGACATCAAGATTCTCGTCAATCAGGTGCCCAAACGCTTGCCGCTCGGCACGGGCGACGAACATCCGGTGCGCGCCGACGCTATGTCGGTCGCCTACCGCCGCTGGCTCTCGGCACAGCGGGTCACCTATGGAACGACTCATGGCCGCTGA
- a CDS encoding glutathione S-transferase family protein, which produces MLKLHDDELCGESYKVRLMLGLLDVPYERARIELYPSRQNAAQDFLAMNPLGTLPLLEAQGALLHDAHAILIYLARRHGGTESGGESHWLPLDDPLQLAHLQTWLGFAAQLSGVVFPMRAHVLHGAPLNDDAARHKARKLLRILDESCWFNEAGGTPFVCATAAPTVADIACFVPVALLDEAGIESIDYPALRRWSTRIKRLVGFTTMAGVYAAL; this is translated from the coding sequence ATGCTCAAACTCCACGATGACGAGTTGTGCGGCGAAAGCTACAAGGTCCGGCTGATGCTCGGCTTGCTCGACGTGCCTTACGAAAGAGCGCGGATCGAACTCTACCCGTCAAGGCAGAACGCCGCGCAGGATTTTCTGGCGATGAATCCACTCGGCACCCTGCCGTTGCTCGAAGCGCAGGGCGCGTTGCTGCACGATGCCCACGCGATCCTCATCTATCTGGCGCGGCGTCATGGCGGCACGGAGTCGGGCGGCGAATCGCACTGGCTGCCGCTCGACGATCCGCTTCAACTCGCGCACTTGCAGACGTGGCTCGGCTTCGCCGCGCAATTGAGCGGCGTGGTTTTTCCGATGCGTGCGCACGTGCTGCACGGTGCGCCGCTCAACGACGATGCTGCGCGCCACAAAGCGAGAAAGCTGTTGCGCATCCTCGACGAAAGCTGCTGGTTCAATGAGGCAGGCGGTACGCCTTTTGTCTGTGCGACTGCGGCCCCTACGGTGGCGGATATCGCCTGTTTCGTGCCGGTAGCGCTGCTCGACGAAGCCGGGATCGAATCGATCGACTATCCGGCGCTCCGGCGCTGGAGCACGCGCATTAAGCGCCTGGTGGGATTCACGACGATGGCCGGGGTCTACGCAGCGCTGTGA
- a CDS encoding LysR family transcriptional regulator produces MINLFQAMQAFVKVADAGSFAQAAEQLSVSTSVVTRHVSSLEKHLGIRLLQRTTRKVVLTEAGADYADGCRVVLAELEEVESRATTTSKEVAGDLRIVALGSFSLFRLTPLFAEYQAKFPHVNLRVTLTEKRVDLLEGGFDVGIVTEHMIRSESLVARRLINSHVVPVAAAAYLAEAGYPATPADLARHRVIAASLDASPQTWVFGNKRDGNGSNNGSEESITLDASFTVNSMIMQKQATLGAMGIALLPLEMVSDELRAGTLVQILGEYTVLNGDVAVSLVYPSREFVPRKIREFIDLAVGYFK; encoded by the coding sequence ATGATCAATCTGTTTCAGGCCATGCAGGCTTTCGTCAAGGTCGCCGACGCGGGCAGTTTCGCGCAAGCCGCGGAGCAACTCAGTGTCTCGACCTCGGTCGTCACGCGCCATGTGTCGAGCCTCGAAAAACATCTTGGTATCCGCCTGCTTCAGCGCACCACGCGCAAAGTCGTGCTGACTGAAGCCGGTGCGGATTATGCCGACGGTTGCCGGGTTGTGCTGGCGGAACTCGAAGAGGTCGAATCGCGTGCCACCACGACTTCGAAAGAGGTGGCGGGCGATCTGCGGATCGTGGCATTGGGCAGCTTTTCGCTGTTCCGGCTCACACCGCTTTTTGCGGAGTACCAGGCAAAATTTCCGCACGTGAATCTGCGTGTCACGCTCACCGAGAAACGCGTCGATCTGCTCGAAGGCGGTTTCGACGTGGGCATCGTGACCGAACACATGATCCGCTCGGAATCGCTGGTGGCGCGCCGCCTCATCAATTCGCACGTGGTGCCGGTGGCGGCCGCCGCGTATCTGGCCGAAGCCGGTTATCCGGCGACCCCGGCCGATCTCGCGCGGCACCGGGTGATCGCCGCGTCGCTCGACGCCAGTCCGCAGACCTGGGTATTCGGCAACAAGCGCGATGGCAACGGCAGCAACAACGGCAGCGAGGAAAGCATCACGCTCGATGCGTCGTTCACGGTCAATAGCATGATCATGCAGAAGCAGGCCACGCTCGGCGCAATGGGTATCGCGCTGCTTCCGCTCGAAATGGTCAGCGACGAGCTGCGCGCCGGCACCCTCGTGCAAATCCTCGGCGAATACACGGTGCTCAATGGCGACGTCGCGGTCTCGCTGGTTTATCCAAGCCGCGAATTCGTGCCGCGCAAGATCCGCGAATTCATCGATCTCGCCGTCGGCTATTTCAAGTGA
- a CDS encoding Hsp70 family protein produces the protein MSDARFSIGIDLGTTHCALSYVDTTASDGEKTAQGVLPIAQLTGPGAIDNLDLLPSFLYLPHPDELASGDLYLPWTGQREFAVGEFARSRGAATPIRLVSSAKSWLCHPGVDRRAAILPNDAPPEVARVSPLESSVRYLTHLREAWDHAHPDAPFSQQDITVTIPASFDPAARELTAEAAEAAGYGRMTLLEEPQAALYSWIQKSGGQWRKQVKVGDIILVVDVGGGTTDLSLIAVIEREGNLELHRVAVGEHILLGGDNMDLALAHVVARKLAAQGTTADAWQLRALTYACRSAKETLLSDPSTDTVPLVVPSRGSKLIGGSIRTELTRTELTQTILEGFFPQVESAARPVSRARAGLTQLGLPYAQDAGITRHLAAFLGRQVGALAELEGLRDLATAEGASFLHPTAVLFNGGVFKSPLLVERIMGTLNGWLAAEGAPPARLLEGADLDLAVARGAAYYGYVRRGQGVRIRGGTARAYYIAIESAMPAVPGLEPPVQALCVAPFGMEEGTEAELPAQEFGLVVGEPVHFRFFGSSVRRQDQVGTLLDFWGPEELQELEEIQATLPSAGRTAGEVVPVKLHARVTEAGTLELEAVPRGSDERWKVEFDVRGSANA, from the coding sequence ATGAGCGACGCGCGCTTCTCCATCGGTATCGACCTGGGCACGACGCACTGCGCGCTCTCCTACGTCGACACCACCGCCAGCGACGGCGAAAAGACCGCCCAGGGCGTGCTGCCGATCGCCCAGCTCACCGGCCCCGGCGCGATCGACAACCTCGATCTGCTGCCCTCGTTCCTCTACCTGCCGCACCCGGACGAACTCGCCTCGGGCGACCTGTATCTGCCATGGACCGGCCAGCGCGAATTCGCGGTTGGCGAATTTGCCCGCAGCCGCGGCGCGGCCACGCCCATCCGGCTCGTGTCGAGCGCCAAGAGCTGGTTATGCCATCCGGGTGTCGACCGTCGCGCGGCGATTCTGCCGAACGACGCGCCGCCTGAAGTCGCGCGCGTGTCGCCGCTGGAAAGCTCAGTGCGCTATCTGACCCACCTGCGCGAAGCATGGGATCACGCGCATCCGGACGCGCCGTTCAGCCAGCAGGACATCACGGTGACGATTCCCGCGTCGTTCGATCCGGCCGCGCGCGAGTTGACCGCCGAAGCCGCCGAGGCCGCCGGTTACGGCCGCATGACGCTGCTCGAAGAACCGCAGGCCGCGCTCTATAGCTGGATTCAGAAGAGCGGCGGCCAGTGGCGCAAACAGGTCAAGGTCGGCGACATCATTCTCGTGGTCGACGTGGGCGGCGGCACGACCGACCTCTCGCTGATCGCCGTGATCGAGCGTGAAGGCAATCTCGAACTGCATCGCGTCGCGGTCGGCGAACACATTCTGCTGGGCGGCGACAACATGGACCTCGCGCTCGCCCACGTGGTCGCACGCAAGCTCGCGGCGCAAGGCACCACCGCCGACGCGTGGCAATTGCGCGCCCTCACCTATGCGTGCCGCTCGGCGAAGGAAACGCTGCTCAGCGATCCGTCGACCGATACCGTGCCGCTCGTCGTACCGAGCCGCGGCTCGAAGCTGATCGGCGGTTCGATCCGCACCGAACTCACGCGTACGGAATTGACCCAAACGATTCTCGAAGGCTTCTTCCCGCAGGTGGAGAGCGCGGCGCGTCCGGTAAGCCGCGCGCGTGCCGGTCTGACGCAACTCGGCCTGCCGTATGCGCAGGACGCGGGCATCACGCGGCATCTGGCGGCCTTCCTTGGCCGTCAGGTGGGCGCGCTCGCCGAACTCGAAGGCTTGCGCGATCTCGCCACCGCAGAAGGCGCAAGCTTCCTGCACCCCACCGCCGTGCTCTTTAACGGCGGCGTGTTCAAGTCGCCGCTGCTGGTCGAACGGATCATGGGCACGCTCAATGGCTGGCTCGCCGCTGAAGGTGCGCCGCCAGCGCGCCTGCTCGAAGGCGCCGATCTCGATCTCGCCGTTGCGCGCGGCGCGGCCTACTACGGCTATGTACGGCGCGGCCAGGGCGTGCGGATTCGCGGCGGCACCGCACGCGCGTACTACATCGCGATCGAATCGGCGATGCCGGCCGTCCCCGGTCTCGAGCCGCCGGTGCAGGCGCTGTGCGTCGCACCGTTCGGCATGGAGGAAGGCACCGAGGCCGAATTGCCGGCGCAGGAATTCGGGCTGGTGGTCGGCGAACCGGTGCACTTCCGCTTCTTCGGATCGTCGGTGCGTCGTCAGGATCAGGTCGGCACGCTGCTCGACTTCTGGGGCCCCGAGGAATTGCAGGAACTGGAAGAAATCCAGGCGACGCTGCCGTCCGCCGGCCGCACCGCCGGTGAAGTCGTGCCGGTGAAACTGCATGCGCGTGTGACGGAAGCCGGCACGCTCGAACTCGAAGCCGTGCCGCGCGGCAGCGACGAGCGTTGGAAGGTCGAATTCGACGTGCGCGGCAGCGCCAATGCATGA
- a CDS encoding BMP family ABC transporter substrate-binding protein produces the protein MTRPNRLGRLLLAGSAASLVALATLSTHAFAATGAPLDVSIVYLGNPGDAGWTHAHDLGISAAQKQFGDQIKVTRVDDVPENADAARVFRDRAAKGDKIVIGTSFGYMDSMMKVARDYPDTVFLHCSGYKSAPNLGNFNGKVYESAYLAGVVAGYVSKSHVLGFVGSVPIPEVVRNIDAFALGARSVAPQTVVKVVWISSWFDPGKERQAAETLVGLGADVLMQNTDSTATMAVAEQHKVHAFGWDSDMSRWGPHAHLGSVAYDWGIYYSKVIDEVRRGTWTNKPVYWGVKEGITDLVNVNTAAVPADAQRALAEKRAALVAGRLDPFAGPLKDQSGKLRVAAGATLSADETNRINWFVDGVQGSVAQ, from the coding sequence CCTGAGCACCCACGCATTTGCCGCCACCGGCGCGCCGCTCGACGTCTCCATCGTCTACCTCGGTAATCCGGGCGATGCCGGTTGGACCCACGCGCACGACCTCGGCATTAGCGCCGCGCAGAAGCAGTTTGGCGACCAGATCAAGGTGACGCGCGTCGACGACGTCCCCGAAAACGCCGACGCCGCCCGCGTGTTCCGCGACCGCGCGGCGAAGGGCGACAAGATCGTGATCGGCACATCGTTCGGTTATATGGATTCGATGATGAAAGTCGCGCGCGACTATCCCGATACGGTGTTTCTGCATTGCTCCGGCTACAAGAGCGCGCCGAACCTCGGCAACTTCAACGGCAAGGTGTATGAGTCGGCGTATCTGGCCGGGGTTGTCGCCGGGTACGTATCGAAGTCGCATGTGCTCGGTTTCGTCGGCTCGGTGCCGATTCCGGAAGTGGTGCGCAATATCGATGCGTTCGCGCTCGGCGCGCGTTCGGTCGCGCCGCAAACAGTCGTGAAGGTCGTGTGGATCAGCAGTTGGTTCGATCCGGGCAAGGAGCGCCAGGCGGCGGAAACGCTGGTCGGACTCGGCGCCGACGTGCTGATGCAGAACACCGATTCCACCGCGACGATGGCTGTGGCCGAACAGCACAAGGTCCACGCATTCGGCTGGGATTCGGATATGAGCCGCTGGGGTCCGCATGCGCATCTGGGTTCGGTCGCATACGACTGGGGTATCTACTACAGCAAAGTGATCGACGAAGTGCGCCGTGGCACGTGGACTAACAAGCCGGTCTATTGGGGAGTCAAGGAAGGCATCACCGATCTGGTGAACGTGAATACCGCGGCGGTGCCGGCGGATGCGCAGCGTGCGCTTGCCGAGAAACGCGCCGCGCTGGTCGCCGGCCGCCTCGATCCGTTCGCCGGGCCGCTGAAGGACCAGAGCGGCAAGTTGCGTGTGGCTGCCGGCGCCACGCTGTCCGCGGACGAGACGAACCGGATAAACTGGTTCGTCGACGGTGTGCAGGGCAGCGTCGCGCAATGA
- a CDS encoding Hsp70 family protein, whose amino-acid sequence MTEMKRYSVGIDLGTSNTVLAYAEVGNPAAGSQEIRVFEIEQLVSLGEVAARPLLPSVRYHAAPGELSAGDLQLPWRAAAGPDAGTPGQTDQPVVIGRLARTLGGQVPGRLVASAKSWLSHASVDRVAPILPWGAADDVRKVSPVEASASYLAHVRAAWNQRFPDAPLEAQDVVLTVPASFDEGARALTVEAARLAGLPTLRLLEEPQAAFYDWLFHHRESLAAELADTKLVLICDVGGGTTDLTLIEVRMRDGEPELTRIGVGNHLMLGGDNMDLALAHRVEARLPQAGSERTRLSAASLSQLVERCRGAKEQLLGPQAPESASITLLGAGAKLIGGARTVQVTREEVEQIIVDGFFPAVGSHERPGRPRGAIVEFGLPYATDAAVTRHIASFLSRFAAQSRKALGSASDSSAHSSNTEAGQDESLPIPDTLLLNGGVFRAEALTQRLASTLGTWRGESLNVLHNDNPDVAVARGAVAYALARSGQAPKIGGGSARSYFLVLDETVDGEPGAEAAQRGICLLPRGTEEGHEIRIEDRTFALRLGHPVRFHLASSSADTIYRPGELTDLAQGDFVRLPPIATIVQARGASPARGETAVQIATSLTEVGTLEVHCIELDNRAQRWLLEFQLRREDAQLNLTADPAQARHPALDEAIDHIDRCFGSRAQKVDPKEVKRLRSQLEQLLGPREAWNSALLRELFGALWERARRRRRSADHERLWLNLAGYCVRPGFGYPLDEWRVEQLWSLFDDGIQYVNEGQVWSEWWTLWRRAAGGLDESAQLRVLDAMAYLQTAAQSRHKLPFDVSKTGFTDMLRLSASLERIPVERKIELGESVLARLKKPTENHQSWWAVGRIGARRPFYGSAHSVVPPDIAAQWLDAILALDWKKVDPSAFAAVQLSRMTGDRSRDLPEPLRQTVLRRLEAANAPRAWITMVSETVELDDADEGRVFGESLPAGLKLIAATP is encoded by the coding sequence ATGACTGAGATGAAGCGCTACAGCGTCGGCATCGATCTCGGCACCAGCAACACGGTGCTGGCTTACGCCGAAGTGGGCAATCCCGCGGCGGGTTCGCAGGAGATTCGCGTCTTCGAGATCGAGCAGTTGGTCAGTCTCGGCGAAGTCGCCGCGCGGCCGCTGCTGCCTTCGGTGCGGTATCACGCTGCACCGGGCGAACTGAGCGCGGGTGATCTGCAGTTGCCATGGCGCGCGGCGGCGGGCCCGGACGCCGGCACGCCCGGCCAGACCGATCAGCCCGTCGTGATCGGCCGGCTCGCCCGCACGCTCGGCGGCCAGGTGCCGGGGCGGCTGGTGGCAAGCGCAAAGAGCTGGCTGTCGCACGCGTCGGTGGATCGGGTCGCGCCGATTCTGCCATGGGGCGCCGCGGATGACGTCCGCAAGGTCTCGCCGGTCGAAGCCAGCGCAAGCTATCTGGCGCATGTGCGGGCGGCCTGGAATCAGCGCTTTCCTGACGCACCGCTCGAAGCCCAGGACGTCGTGCTGACGGTCCCCGCGTCGTTCGACGAAGGCGCACGCGCGTTGACGGTAGAAGCCGCGCGCCTCGCCGGTCTACCTACCTTAAGGCTGCTGGAAGAACCGCAGGCCGCGTTCTACGACTGGCTGTTTCATCATCGCGAAAGCCTTGCAGCCGAGTTGGCCGACACAAAGCTCGTGTTGATCTGCGACGTCGGCGGCGGCACCACCGACCTCACGCTGATCGAAGTGCGCATGCGCGACGGCGAGCCGGAACTCACGCGCATTGGCGTGGGCAACCATCTGATGCTCGGCGGCGACAACATGGACCTCGCGCTCGCACATCGGGTCGAGGCGCGTTTGCCTCAGGCGGGCAGCGAACGCACACGTTTGTCGGCGGCCAGTCTGTCGCAACTGGTCGAACGGTGCCGCGGCGCGAAGGAACAACTGCTCGGTCCACAGGCGCCGGAGTCTGCTTCGATCACCTTGCTCGGCGCGGGCGCGAAGCTGATCGGCGGCGCGCGCACGGTGCAGGTCACGCGCGAGGAAGTCGAGCAGATCATCGTCGACGGATTCTTTCCGGCGGTGGGCTCGCACGAACGGCCCGGCAGACCGCGCGGCGCGATCGTCGAGTTCGGTCTGCCCTACGCCACCGACGCGGCCGTTACGCGTCATATCGCATCGTTTCTGAGCCGTTTCGCGGCGCAGTCGCGTAAGGCGCTGGGTTCTGCCTCTGATTCTTCTGCGCATTCGTCCAACACTGAAGCAGGTCAGGACGAGTCTTTGCCGATCCCCGACACGCTGCTGCTGAACGGTGGCGTGTTTCGAGCCGAGGCGCTCACGCAGCGACTCGCCAGCACTCTGGGCACATGGCGCGGCGAATCGCTCAACGTCCTGCACAACGACAATCCCGATGTCGCCGTGGCGCGCGGCGCGGTCGCCTATGCCCTTGCCCGCAGCGGCCAGGCGCCGAAAATCGGCGGCGGCTCGGCGCGCAGTTACTTCCTTGTGCTCGACGAAACCGTTGATGGCGAGCCCGGCGCCGAAGCGGCGCAACGCGGCATCTGCCTGCTGCCGCGCGGCACCGAAGAAGGCCACGAGATCCGGATCGAGGACCGCACATTCGCACTACGTCTCGGGCACCCGGTGCGCTTTCACCTGGCCTCGTCAAGCGCGGACACGATCTATCGGCCCGGCGAACTGACCGATCTTGCACAAGGCGATTTCGTTCGACTCCCCCCTATCGCGACGATCGTGCAAGCGCGCGGCGCGAGCCCGGCGCGTGGCGAAACGGCGGTACAGATCGCCACCTCGCTTACCGAGGTGGGCACGCTCGAGGTGCACTGCATCGAACTCGACAATCGGGCGCAGCGCTGGCTGCTCGAATTCCAGTTGCGCCGCGAAGACGCCCAGCTCAACCTCACGGCGGACCCGGCACAAGCCCGGCATCCCGCGCTCGACGAAGCGATCGACCATATCGACCGATGCTTCGGCTCCCGCGCGCAAAAGGTCGATCCCAAAGAAGTCAAACGTCTGCGCTCGCAGCTCGAACAACTGCTCGGCCCGCGCGAGGCCTGGAACAGCGCGCTGCTGCGCGAACTGTTCGGTGCGCTGTGGGAGCGCGCGCGCCGCCGGCGGCGCTCGGCGGACCACGAACGCTTGTGGTTGAATCTGGCCGGTTATTGCGTCCGGCCGGGTTTCGGCTATCCGCTCGATGAATGGCGCGTCGAACAACTCTGGTCGCTGTTCGACGACGGCATTCAGTATGTCAACGAAGGCCAGGTCTGGTCGGAGTGGTGGACACTATGGCGCCGCGCGGCGGGCGGCCTCGACGAAAGTGCGCAACTGCGCGTGCTCGACGCGATGGCCTATCTGCAAACGGCCGCGCAATCGCGCCACAAGCTGCCGTTCGACGTGTCGAAAACCGGCTTTACCGACATGCTCCGGCTAAGCGCGTCGCTCGAACGGATTCCGGTTGAGCGCAAGATCGAGCTCGGCGAATCGGTGCTCGCGCGCTTGAAAAAGCCCACGGAAAACCATCAGAGCTGGTGGGCGGTCGGCCGCATCGGTGCGCGGCGGCCCTTCTATGGCAGCGCGCATAGCGTCGTGCCGCCGGACATCGCAGCACAATGGCTGGACGCGATTCTGGCGCTCGACTGGAAGAAGGTCGACCCCTCGGCATTCGCCGCCGTGCAGCTCTCCCGCATGACCGGCGACCGTTCGCGCGACCTGCCCGAGCCGTTGCGCCAAACGGTGTTGCGCAGGCTCGAAGCGGCCAATGCGCCGCGCGCCTGGATCACGATGGTCAGCGAAACCGTGGAACTCGACGACGCCGACGAAGGCCGCGTGTTCGGCGAATCGTTGCCCGCGGGGCTGAAGCTGATCGCAGCAACGCCGTGA